Proteins from a single region of Macadamia integrifolia cultivar HAES 741 unplaced genomic scaffold, SCU_Mint_v3 scaffold746, whole genome shotgun sequence:
- the LOC122069868 gene encoding uncharacterized protein LOC122069868: MKASVKIRDEQHHQNPLLRAKIPISVFGLPFTSAVNAGDPSDLSFSLRTSSTSGPSLRLFYNPNTTTTNPFSLTLKSGVGLFGSPINSPLIMSAHFNLIGNPNPTFSLQIKPQFGDFSLKKTTLSASSSTSVNTNDHSKENAGTHINGLVWRDLSEFHGRPGGILSGVAVMAKTVLPVTKRAVVRFRWGVNFPSDFGGKKWPFLTFDKVGIERVEQEQEVKSKSSVSNDLGDMEMLKGMCLWMGKEVEVLQKENREMRDIFEEIRRSGISLRNYHRESDHLGKKNHLTSPVGSSNEFERWRNKRNGNGEENGRREMKKSSGSENPVANDVGEELKRAIKAASS; the protein is encoded by the coding sequence atgaaggcGTCAGTGAAAATCCGCGACGAGCAGCATCACCAGAACCCACTCCTCCGAGCAAAGATCCCAATAAGCGTCTTCGGTCTACCCTTCACCTCCGCCGTTAACGCCGGAGACCCATCAGACCTCAGCTTCAGCCTCCGTACCAGCTCCACTTCTGGCCCTTCTCTCAGGCTCTTCTACAACCCCAACACGACCACCACTAACCCTTTCTCTCTCACCCTCAAGTCTGGCGTCGGCCTCTTTGGTTCTCCTATTAACTCCCCACTCATCATGTCCGCCCATTTCAATCTCATCGGAAACCCTAACCCTACTTTCTCCCTCCAAATCAAGCCTCAATTCGGCGATTTCTCTCTTAAGAAAACAACCCTATCTGCTTCTAGTTCTACATCCGTCAATACCAACGATCATTCTAAAGAGAATGCTGGAACCCATATCAATGGATTGGTTTGGAGGGACTTGAGTGAATTTCATGGCCGCCCAGGTGGGATTTTGTCTGGGGTTGCAGTGATGGCGAAGACGGTTTTGCCGGTGACCAAACGAGCTGTGGTTAGATTCCGGTGGGGTGTGAATTTTCCCTCTGATTTTGGTGGAAAGAAGTGGCCCTTTTTGACCTTTGATAAGGTTGGGATCGAGAGGGTTGAGCAGGAACAGGAAGTAAAGTCCAAGAGCAGTGTTAGTAATGATTTGGGTGATATGGAGATGTTGAAGGGCATGTGCTTGTGGATGGGTAAAGAAGTGGAGGTTTTGCAGAAGGAGAATCGAGAGATGAGGGacatctttgaagaaattaggaGATCAGGGATTTCTTTGAGGAATTATCACAGGGAAAGTGATCATCTTGGGAAGAAGAATCATTTGACGTCGCCAGTGGGTAGTTCTAACGAGTTTGAGAGGTGGAGGAATAAGAGGAACGGCAATGGAGAAGAAAATGGTCGGAGAGAAATGAAGAAGTCCAGTGGCTCTGAGAATCCTGTAGCCAATGACGTTGGGGAGGAATTGAAGAGGGCAATCAAGGCTGCATCCTCTTAG